A single genomic interval of Chryseobacterium paludis harbors:
- a CDS encoding PDDEXK nuclease domain-containing protein: MTPIQSKYTELLDNIGSTIEIARQNAVRAVNTELVKANWEIGRHIVEFEQHGQERAEYGSNLLSTLSKDLKQRYGKGFGRRNILDIRRFYLTYQKWQAVPAKLSWTHMVTLLGVSDDTARKFYEKQTVLENWGYRELDRQINSSVFERLALSKDKKGVLQLAEKGHLITHSTEAIKDPYILDFLQLPQSHQVTEKALEQKIIDNLQMFLLELGKGFAFVGPQRYNFRTLL, translated from the coding sequence ATGACACCCATCCAATCAAAATACACCGAGCTCCTTGACAATATAGGATCAACTATCGAGATAGCCAGGCAAAATGCAGTCAGAGCAGTCAATACTGAACTTGTGAAAGCCAATTGGGAAATTGGCAGGCATATTGTCGAATTTGAGCAACATGGACAAGAAAGAGCTGAATACGGAAGTAATCTATTATCAACACTTTCCAAAGATCTTAAGCAGCGTTATGGCAAAGGATTTGGCAGGCGGAATATCCTTGATATTCGCCGGTTTTACCTTACGTATCAAAAATGGCAGGCAGTGCCTGCCAAATTAAGCTGGACCCATATGGTCACTTTACTCGGCGTTTCAGATGATACGGCAAGAAAGTTTTACGAAAAACAAACCGTATTGGAAAACTGGGGCTACAGGGAGCTTGACCGGCAGATTAATTCTTCCGTGTTTGAACGCCTTGCCTTGAGCAAAGATAAAAAAGGTGTATTACAGCTTGCAGAAAAAGGACATCTCATTACCCATTCCACAGAGGCTATAAAAGACCCTTACATTCTTGATTTCCTTCAATTACCTCAAAGCCATCAGGTAACAGAAAAGGCTTTGGAGCAGAAAATCATCGATAACCTGCAAATGTTCCTTTTGGAGCTGGGCAAAGGTTTTGCCTTTGTGGGACCCCAGAGGTACAATTTTCGAACACTTTTGTAG
- the mobC gene encoding conjugal transfer protein MobC: protein MQGEDDLRGLAKIMALMRAVSILIVLMHLYWYCYAFFLERGWTLEIINKILRNFNRTAGLFYHPMHTKVLVLVLLALSCLGTKGVKTEKITWYRINVALGIGFILFFLNTALLGLSPLIGEYLYILAFFLGYICLMMAGTWMSRLLKNNLMDDVFNNENESFMQETKLMQNEYSINLPTKFYYKGKWNKGWINIVNPFRATIVLGTPGSGKSYAIVNNYIKQQIEKGFSMYIYDFKFDDLSTVAYNHLLKNQHKYKIKPQFYVINFDDPRKSHRCNPLNPDFMTDISDAYEAAYTIMLNLNRSWIQKQGDFFVESPIILLAAIIWFLKIYENGNYCTFPHAIELLNKKYSQVFTILTSYPDLENYLSPFMDAWQGGAQDQLQGQIASAKIPLSRMISPSLYWVMTGDDFSLDINNPKEPKILCVGNNPDRQNIYSAALGLYNSRIVKLINKKGQLKSSVIIDELPTIYFRGLDNLIATARSNKVAVCLGFQDFSQLTRDYGDKESKVIQNTVGNIFSGQVVGETAKGLSERFGKVLQKRQSMTVNRNDKSTSISTQLDSLIPASKISALTQGIFVGAVSDNFDQRIGQKIFHAEIVVDNEKVTAETKNYQKIPEIMSFKNEMGEDMMTQEIQGNYMQVKNDIVQIIETEMERIKNDPDLRHLLQHE, encoded by the coding sequence ATGCAAGGAGAAGATGACTTAAGAGGCCTGGCTAAGATCATGGCATTGATGCGAGCTGTAAGTATTCTGATCGTGCTTATGCACCTATATTGGTATTGTTATGCATTTTTTCTGGAAAGGGGGTGGACTTTGGAAATAATCAATAAGATACTGCGCAATTTCAATAGAACCGCAGGATTATTTTACCATCCGATGCATACCAAAGTACTTGTCCTCGTGTTGCTTGCATTGAGCTGCCTGGGTACCAAAGGGGTGAAAACGGAGAAGATCACCTGGTATAGAATCAACGTAGCACTGGGAATCGGGTTTATCCTGTTTTTCCTAAACACTGCTTTGTTAGGCTTATCTCCTCTGATCGGAGAATACCTTTATATACTTGCCTTTTTTTTGGGATACATTTGCTTGATGATGGCCGGTACATGGATGAGCCGTTTATTGAAAAATAACCTTATGGATGATGTTTTCAATAATGAAAATGAAAGTTTTATGCAGGAAACCAAACTGATGCAAAACGAGTACTCCATCAATCTTCCTACAAAGTTTTATTACAAAGGGAAATGGAACAAAGGCTGGATCAATATTGTAAACCCGTTCAGGGCGACCATTGTACTGGGAACACCAGGATCAGGCAAATCATATGCAATAGTGAACAATTATATTAAGCAGCAAATTGAAAAAGGCTTTTCAATGTATATCTATGATTTTAAATTCGATGACCTCTCCACCGTAGCTTATAACCATTTATTGAAGAACCAGCATAAATACAAGATAAAACCACAATTTTATGTCATCAATTTTGATGATCCCAGAAAAAGCCACCGATGTAATCCTCTCAATCCGGATTTTATGACCGACATTTCGGATGCCTACGAAGCTGCTTATACCATCATGCTCAACCTTAACCGCAGCTGGATACAAAAACAGGGCGACTTTTTTGTAGAATCACCCATTATTCTTTTAGCAGCCATCATTTGGTTCTTGAAGATCTATGAGAATGGAAATTACTGTACATTTCCTCATGCCATTGAATTGCTCAATAAAAAGTACTCCCAGGTTTTTACCATTCTGACATCTTATCCAGACCTGGAAAATTATCTTTCCCCGTTCATGGATGCATGGCAGGGGGGAGCGCAGGATCAGCTCCAGGGACAGATTGCATCTGCTAAGATCCCTTTGTCAAGAATGATTTCTCCCAGTTTATACTGGGTCATGACAGGGGATGATTTTTCATTGGATATTAATAACCCCAAAGAACCTAAAATACTTTGTGTAGGAAACAATCCGGACAGGCAGAATATCTATTCGGCGGCATTGGGCTTATACAATTCCCGCATTGTAAAGCTGATTAATAAAAAAGGGCAGCTGAAAAGCTCTGTGATCATAGATGAGCTGCCTACTATTTATTTCAGAGGATTGGATAACCTTATCGCTACGGCAAGGAGTAATAAGGTAGCGGTATGTTTGGGGTTTCAGGATTTTTCACAATTGACCAGGGATTATGGAGATAAAGAAAGCAAGGTGATCCAAAATACGGTGGGTAATATCTTTAGCGGCCAGGTAGTGGGAGAGACTGCTAAAGGCTTATCAGAAAGATTTGGTAAAGTATTGCAGAAGAGGCAAAGTATGACCGTTAACAGAAATGATAAATCGACCTCGATTTCTACTCAGCTCGATAGTCTGATACCGGCTTCCAAGATATCTGCATTGACTCAGGGAATTTTTGTAGGGGCTGTTTCTGATAATTTTGATCAACGTATCGGGCAGAAGATTTTTCATGCCGAAATTGTAGTCGATAATGAAAAAGTTACTGCTGAAACTAAAAACTATCAGAAAATACCTGAGATCATGTCTTTTAAAAATGAAATGGGAGAGGATATGATGACGCAGGAAATTCAGGGCAATTATATGCAGGTTAAGAATGATATTGTTCAGATTATTGAAACTGAGATGGAGCGTATAAAGAATGATCCGGATTTACGGCATTTACTGCAGCATGAATAA
- a CDS encoding type IA DNA topoisomerase: MKVIIAEKSSAALEIASVLGPFQKKEGYLEGNTYCVTWAFEHWIDLGMPHSEDISGFETNSLPVLPEPYLRATGKIKKENSLALGIAALKQLSIIQQLFNQCEGIIVATHADRKGELIFRSVNQYLKCTKPFERLWISSLTEKSIKQGFENLKPGKDFHGLYKASQCSHYADRLIDINSTQALHTVTHKNIYLPGRVQTPVLAMICKRYFENRDFSVQKYWQIELLHTKDFIEFKSRSQTTLNNKKKAEDLLRSIERNGNTISVASITHKNITEHPPLLFDLTGLQKEANQKLNLSAEETLNIAQSLYEKKFITYPKTKNKYIPEDMWTEIPNLIRLLESKDHFGQIICTMKWGHFNKHIVRHAMFTDHPGLLITEKIPSALSSEQNAVYEMIAFRLLESVSEACIRQITEVSLQALHYDFIAKGCKILNTGWRLIKGQFSDETRTIEDLPSLKEGDELKIKVTAILEEKAKPPELYTEATLLSAMETAGKRAEDGEEKKISQNIGIGTPATRAGIIETLCNLDYIKRENKSLIPTEKGLQIYELVKDKKIADAAMMAKWELTMQKIENNETDAISFQKEIEAYAASITQELLQVKLRQMNLPPIICPKCQSHPLTILDKIIQCTGGACRWLMLRNICGISMDPNDIESLFAKGKTYLIKGMKSKSGKKFDAHLVLNEDHTISFEFENNKK, from the coding sequence ATGAAAGTCATCATTGCAGAAAAGTCGAGTGCTGCACTGGAAATAGCCAGCGTATTGGGCCCGTTTCAAAAAAAAGAAGGCTATCTGGAAGGCAATACCTACTGTGTGACCTGGGCTTTTGAACATTGGATAGATCTGGGAATGCCACATAGTGAAGATATTTCAGGATTTGAAACAAATTCTCTTCCTGTACTTCCGGAGCCATATTTACGGGCTACCGGCAAGATTAAGAAAGAGAACAGCCTTGCTCTGGGTATAGCCGCATTAAAACAACTGAGCATAATTCAGCAGCTTTTTAATCAGTGTGAGGGCATTATCGTGGCTACCCATGCAGACAGAAAGGGGGAACTTATTTTCAGGTCCGTCAACCAATACCTGAAATGTACAAAACCCTTTGAAAGGCTTTGGATCAGTTCCCTTACTGAAAAATCGATTAAACAGGGCTTTGAAAACCTGAAGCCTGGAAAAGATTTTCACGGATTATATAAAGCATCTCAATGCAGTCACTACGCAGATCGGCTCATAGACATCAATTCCACGCAAGCATTACACACAGTCACACATAAAAATATTTATTTGCCGGGAAGAGTACAGACTCCCGTACTGGCTATGATATGCAAGCGTTACTTTGAAAACAGGGATTTCTCGGTACAGAAATACTGGCAGATAGAACTTCTGCACACCAAAGATTTCATTGAATTTAAAAGCCGTTCACAAACCACGCTGAATAATAAAAAAAAGGCAGAAGACCTTTTGAGATCCATTGAGAGAAATGGCAATACCATAAGTGTTGCATCCATTACTCATAAAAATATAACGGAACATCCTCCTTTATTATTTGATCTGACAGGTTTGCAAAAAGAAGCCAATCAAAAACTGAATCTTTCAGCTGAAGAGACCCTGAATATAGCACAAAGTTTGTATGAAAAGAAATTCATCACATATCCTAAAACAAAGAACAAATATATTCCTGAAGATATGTGGACTGAGATCCCCAATCTCATCAGGCTATTGGAGAGTAAGGATCATTTCGGGCAGATTATCTGCACAATGAAATGGGGGCATTTTAATAAACATATTGTCCGTCATGCAATGTTTACTGATCATCCGGGACTTCTTATTACTGAAAAGATCCCTTCGGCATTATCTTCAGAGCAGAATGCTGTATATGAAATGATTGCCTTTCGATTATTAGAATCTGTTTCTGAGGCATGCATCAGGCAAATTACCGAAGTTTCATTACAGGCTTTGCATTACGATTTTATAGCCAAAGGCTGTAAGATCCTGAATACGGGCTGGCGCTTGATCAAAGGCCAGTTTTCCGACGAAACAAGGACAATAGAGGATCTTCCATCTTTAAAAGAAGGTGATGAACTTAAGATCAAGGTGACTGCTATCCTGGAGGAAAAAGCCAAGCCACCTGAACTTTACACGGAAGCCACGCTTCTTTCCGCTATGGAAACAGCAGGAAAACGAGCCGAAGATGGTGAAGAAAAGAAAATCTCACAGAATATTGGGATCGGCACTCCTGCAACAAGAGCTGGCATTATTGAAACATTATGTAACCTGGATTACATTAAACGGGAAAATAAGTCACTGATTCCCACTGAAAAAGGATTGCAGATCTATGAACTCGTTAAAGACAAAAAAATTGCAGATGCAGCAATGATGGCTAAATGGGAGCTGACCATGCAAAAAATAGAAAACAACGAAACAGATGCCATCAGTTTTCAAAAAGAAATTGAGGCTTACGCAGCATCTATTACCCAAGAATTGCTTCAAGTAAAGCTCAGGCAGATGAACTTACCACCGATAATCTGTCCTAAATGCCAATCCCATCCATTAACCATTCTGGACAAAATCATCCAATGTACGGGTGGCGCTTGCAGATGGCTGATGCTTCGCAATATTTGCGGAATTTCAATGGATCCAAATGATATTGAAAGCTTATTTGCAAAGGGAAAAACCTATTTGATAAAAGGAATGAAAAGCAAATCAGGAAAGAAATTTGATGCCCATCTGGTATTAAATGAAGATCATACGATTTCTTTTGAATTTGAGAACAATAAGAAATAA
- a CDS encoding DUF3945 domain-containing protein: MKKLENPGDIDLIPNSRKNNNSFIKIDKQGDFFSNFFFNFFSQLKDPTSFIMFDVSSKDAKSFHIQNLDKLNSTFKTTNQNIKTMSATTPSSEKEYLYSTDQIDWNTMSKFGLNQEKLEKLNALDPLLRGFKTNGLVPITMNLGTAVSKMDVRLSLQTNDTGDVVINLHSIRKEPSFNYPFLGHEFTQEDKKNLKETGNMGRIVDLVNPKTDEIIPSVISRDRLTNELIAYRAENIKIPDEIKGVPLDVVQKQTLMEGKPLYIEGMLSKKGELFNASVQFNADKKYVEFLFDRGMSNQQSHGNHAIADQSAEIPRTFRGKELNDEQYDQFKAGQTIYIDGLIDKKDQKYQGYITFNRDTGKIDFSFKNPNNLGEQAKPTEAHATQVAINSEGKTNEATKNIKEPLQSAQQTHKDKKQQEKQQKPKTPAKPRSRKI, encoded by the coding sequence ATGAAAAAATTAGAAAACCCAGGGGATATAGATTTAATTCCCAACTCAAGAAAAAATAACAACTCTTTTATAAAAATTGACAAACAAGGGGATTTTTTTTCCAATTTCTTTTTCAATTTTTTCAGTCAGCTTAAGGATCCTACGTCATTTATTATGTTCGATGTTTCTTCTAAAGATGCTAAGAGTTTTCACATACAAAATCTGGATAAACTTAACAGTACATTCAAAACAACCAATCAAAATATAAAAACGATGAGTGCAACTACCCCATCTTCAGAAAAGGAATACCTATATTCCACTGATCAGATTGACTGGAATACCATGTCAAAATTCGGTTTAAACCAGGAAAAATTAGAGAAACTAAATGCACTAGATCCCCTATTACGGGGATTTAAAACCAATGGTCTTGTCCCCATTACAATGAATTTGGGAACTGCTGTAAGCAAAATGGACGTCCGCCTTTCATTGCAGACCAATGACACCGGAGATGTTGTTATTAACCTTCATAGTATCAGAAAAGAACCTAGCTTCAATTATCCGTTTCTCGGACATGAGTTTACCCAAGAAGACAAGAAAAACCTTAAGGAAACAGGAAACATGGGCAGGATTGTTGATCTTGTCAATCCTAAAACCGATGAGATCATCCCTTCTGTCATAAGCAGAGACCGGCTCACCAATGAGCTTATTGCCTACCGGGCCGAAAATATTAAAATTCCTGATGAGATAAAAGGAGTACCACTGGATGTTGTACAGAAACAAACGCTCATGGAGGGTAAACCCCTTTATATAGAGGGAATGCTTTCCAAAAAGGGCGAGCTATTCAATGCATCGGTCCAATTTAATGCTGATAAGAAATATGTAGAATTCTTATTTGACAGAGGGATGAGCAACCAACAATCTCATGGCAATCATGCAATCGCAGACCAATCTGCCGAAATCCCCAGAACATTCAGGGGAAAGGAACTGAATGACGAACAGTATGATCAATTCAAAGCGGGTCAAACTATTTACATTGATGGTCTGATTGATAAAAAAGATCAGAAATACCAAGGCTACATCACATTCAATAGAGACACAGGTAAGATTGATTTTTCTTTCAAAAACCCTAACAATCTCGGAGAACAGGCAAAACCTACTGAAGCACATGCAACCCAGGTGGCCATCAACTCCGAGGGTAAAACCAATGAGGCCACTAAAAACATCAAGGAGCCCTTACAATCTGCTCAGCAGACACATAAAGACAAAAAACAACAAGAGAAACAGCAAAAGCCTAAAACACCTGCTAAGCCAAGATCACGTAAAATATAA
- a CDS encoding chloride channel protein — protein MKRKKIQRHHYFRLVLVSVLISICASFLGYSLKFITERFQKLIFYFVERENSILFIFLPTIGITAIYFLRKYLFLNRKNKGITEIYKTVDQRKDHLPLFKIPSHYFNGFLTVIFGGSTGIEVSTVVATATLGNAVYEKQFSANIYKLELICAGVVAGVAILFGSPIAGWLFAMEVIARKFNKTLFISCTASAVISGVFLHFVKSEPLLPFEITGWKWNALPFFILLSLLGGILSVYFTFLVIKIKDFFSGISNNFYRVNLGALIVGGMIFCFPFLYGDSYHSLSEILNHPQSFSFIFLLFLILLKPLASSLTLGAGGDGGVFAPSIVAGAFLGFTFALFCNTFLGTSLIYLNFVLVGAAATLSASIYAPFTALFLVCNLAPNGYILFFPILIGCLISKNFAKRILPYNVYTYNL, from the coding sequence ATGAAAAGGAAAAAAATACAAAGACATCATTATTTCAGGTTAGTTTTAGTTTCAGTCTTAATAAGCATCTGCGCATCTTTTCTGGGATATTCGTTAAAATTCATAACTGAACGTTTTCAAAAACTCATATTCTATTTTGTAGAAAGAGAGAATTCTATATTATTTATTTTTCTTCCGACAATTGGAATTACAGCTATATATTTTTTAAGAAAATATCTTTTCCTAAACAGAAAAAATAAAGGAATCACCGAAATTTATAAAACCGTTGATCAAAGAAAAGACCATTTACCACTTTTTAAAATTCCATCACATTATTTTAATGGATTTCTGACAGTCATCTTTGGTGGTTCCACTGGAATTGAGGTCTCCACTGTCGTTGCAACGGCAACCCTTGGAAATGCAGTGTATGAAAAACAATTTTCCGCTAACATTTATAAACTAGAACTTATTTGCGCAGGAGTTGTAGCAGGAGTGGCCATCTTGTTTGGAAGCCCGATTGCAGGCTGGCTTTTTGCGATGGAAGTAATTGCAAGGAAATTTAATAAAACTCTTTTTATAAGTTGCACTGCATCAGCTGTAATTTCGGGAGTTTTTTTGCATTTTGTAAAGAGTGAACCATTACTTCCTTTCGAGATTACCGGATGGAAATGGAATGCCCTACCTTTTTTTATACTGTTAAGCTTGTTAGGTGGTATTTTATCTGTGTATTTTACATTTTTAGTGATCAAAATTAAAGACTTTTTTTCAGGTATTTCCAATAACTTTTACAGGGTAAATCTTGGAGCTCTAATCGTAGGAGGTATGATATTTTGTTTTCCTTTTTTATATGGAGACAGTTATCATTCGCTCTCGGAAATTCTTAATCATCCTCAAAGTTTCTCCTTTATTTTCCTTCTTTTTCTAATTCTCTTAAAACCCTTGGCTTCTTCATTAACCCTTGGCGCAGGGGGAGATGGTGGTGTCTTTGCACCAAGTATTGTTGCCGGTGCTTTTCTTGGGTTTACATTTGCACTTTTCTGTAATACCTTTTTGGGAACTTCTTTAATTTACCTCAATTTTGTTTTAGTCGGAGCTGCTGCTACTTTATCGGCATCTATTTATGCTCCCTTTACAGCACTTTTTCTAGTCTGTAATCTTGCTCCCAATGGTTACATTCTGTTCTTTCCTATTTTAATAGGATGCCTGATATCAAAAAATTTCGCTAAAAGGATATTACCTTATAATGTGTATACTTATAATTTATAA
- a CDS encoding cytochrome C, with the protein MSKYNAIVFLFMDEEANPIAELQTPVVFNLDTTKLTDGEHTLKIVSKFDQKEGLKIIRFTVRNGPIIHIEGLSDNETVNGTLPLMLNAYDTGRNQSFIIKGSENPRTIPIWVWVIALVFVAWAAFYIVTNFRL; encoded by the coding sequence ATGTCAAAATACAATGCCATTGTCTTTTTATTTATGGATGAGGAAGCGAATCCAATTGCCGAACTTCAGACTCCTGTCGTTTTTAACCTTGATACCACAAAATTAACAGATGGAGAACATACTCTGAAAATTGTAAGCAAATTTGATCAGAAAGAAGGATTAAAGATCATCCGTTTTACAGTTCGTAATGGTCCCATTATTCATATAGAAGGACTTTCCGATAATGAAACGGTGAATGGGACTTTACCATTAATGCTCAATGCCTATGATACAGGAAGAAACCAGAGCTTCATTATCAAAGGAAGTGAAAATCCCAGAACGATCCCAATTTGGGTTTGGGTAATCGCTTTGGTTTTTGTAGCCTGGGCAGCTTTTTATATAGTAACGAACTTTCGTCTTTGA
- a CDS encoding cytochrome c, with translation MDFFSDHKKLFSSALVFFLFLTLIICILPALNNQKAYQPLPGSKALSEEESHGKEIYIREGCVACHTQQVRNVDMDQVFGSRPSLAIDYVRNKRLNLFQNTATLMGTERTGPDLTSIGTRQPSKEWQYSHLFNPRSVVPESIMPSYKWLFMIKERLDTGDVEVNVLEKFKAGIKGKIIPSKDAQDLVAYLLSLKQTELPKSLPAREFLYKIEKKTEAKASGDNLPDGSSLFTANCATCHQANGEGLPGAFPPLKGSPVVLGDNLELYVTIIMKGYDPRPEFATMPAVGDNARFSPEDVAALINHERTSWGNTGKKVTAEEVKAIMDKIK, from the coding sequence ATGGATTTTTTCAGCGACCATAAAAAATTGTTTTCATCGGCATTGGTATTTTTCCTTTTCCTAACCTTGATTATCTGCATTTTACCAGCACTTAACAATCAGAAAGCATACCAACCACTGCCGGGAAGCAAAGCCCTTTCAGAAGAGGAAAGTCATGGAAAAGAAATCTATATCCGTGAAGGATGTGTGGCCTGCCATACACAACAGGTAAGAAATGTTGATATGGATCAGGTTTTTGGAAGCAGGCCAAGTTTGGCTATCGATTATGTACGAAATAAAAGGTTAAATCTTTTTCAGAATACCGCCACCTTAATGGGAACTGAAAGGACCGGACCCGATCTTACGAGTATTGGAACCAGGCAGCCAAGTAAAGAATGGCAATATTCACATCTGTTCAATCCAAGATCAGTTGTTCCTGAATCCATAATGCCCTCTTATAAATGGTTGTTTATGATAAAAGAAAGACTTGACACCGGAGACGTGGAAGTAAATGTTCTGGAGAAATTTAAAGCCGGAATTAAAGGGAAAATTATTCCTTCAAAAGATGCTCAGGATTTAGTTGCTTATTTATTGAGTTTAAAACAAACTGAACTTCCTAAAAGTCTTCCTGCAAGAGAATTTTTATATAAAATAGAGAAAAAAACTGAAGCTAAAGCCAGCGGAGATAACCTTCCTGACGGAAGTTCGTTGTTTACGGCAAATTGTGCAACCTGTCATCAGGCCAATGGAGAAGGTCTGCCTGGAGCTTTTCCACCTTTAAAGGGAAGTCCCGTTGTTTTAGGTGATAATTTGGAATTATATGTCACCATTATTATGAAGGGATACGATCCGCGTCCGGAATTTGCAACAATGCCTGCAGTTGGCGATAACGCGAGATTTTCTCCGGAAGACGTGGCTGCTCTAATCAATCACGAACGGACAAGCTGGGGAAATACCGGTAAGAAAGTAACGGCTGAGGAAGTAAAAGCAATCATGGATAAAATAAAATAA
- a CDS encoding cbb3-type cytochrome c oxidase subunit I: MDKLLNEPGLQITIILFSLPVIFALILILIRVNRMISDTLKKNELKKIYEKLSHLQPGEISALEERKKELEFQLSGNELSSNKIVKDPRGLVDQANEIHDIRFLQTKREEGRNIEIPEAEKKLILWFLGCSVFWLFMGTTVGEYLGIKFVAPDADHVSWLSFGRLRPVHTNMVFWGWASMAMMGFSYYVVPRVGNTKIFNLKIGYLTLILMNSAVFLGSLCLMAGINNSGGEYREYIWPVMILFAVGIIISIYNHISTIAFRKTEEIYVSNWYIVSAMMFVVVILVVAYLPFWQDGLGETITQGYFMHQGVGMWFMFFNLGLMYYFLPQELNSPVYSYSLSILAFWTQILFYTLIGTHHFIFSAIPWWMQTIAIVASVGMVIPVAAGSVNFMMTIRGSWHRLKLSYVLPFYVVSIIFYFTGSMQGTAEAFRATNLLWHFTDFTVAHSHLTMYGIITFMLWSFTYTLVPRLTSYDPPSITVGLHFWMALIGVLVYTVSLMIGSTEKGMLWMEKKPFIEGVIKMFPFWLWRAIGGTMMWISHIVYAYNFYRMIKPRKEIKLPQSPIELLEILHTKQARS, translated from the coding sequence ATGGACAAACTTCTCAATGAGCCTGGGTTACAAATCACAATTATTCTATTTTCATTACCTGTAATTTTTGCACTCATCCTTATTTTAATAAGGGTTAATAGGATGATTTCTGATACTTTAAAAAAGAATGAGCTTAAAAAAATCTACGAGAAGCTGAGCCACCTTCAACCTGGAGAAATTTCAGCATTGGAAGAACGAAAAAAGGAACTTGAATTTCAACTTTCAGGAAATGAACTCTCGTCTAATAAGATCGTAAAAGATCCACGGGGATTAGTAGATCAGGCAAATGAAATACATGATATCCGTTTTCTCCAGACCAAAAGAGAAGAAGGAAGAAATATTGAAATTCCAGAAGCAGAAAAAAAATTAATATTATGGTTTTTAGGATGTAGTGTATTTTGGCTTTTTATGGGAACTACCGTTGGTGAATATCTGGGGATTAAATTCGTGGCCCCCGATGCTGACCATGTCAGTTGGCTGAGTTTTGGACGTCTGAGGCCAGTACATACCAATATGGTTTTCTGGGGCTGGGCATCGATGGCCATGATGGGATTTTCCTATTATGTTGTTCCCAGAGTTGGAAATACTAAAATCTTCAATCTCAAAATAGGATACCTTACCTTGATATTAATGAATTCCGCCGTATTTCTAGGTAGTCTCTGTTTAATGGCAGGGATCAATAACAGTGGTGGGGAATACAGAGAATACATTTGGCCGGTTATGATACTTTTTGCTGTAGGAATTATAATTAGTATTTACAATCATATTAGTACTATAGCATTCCGGAAAACGGAAGAAATTTATGTTTCTAACTGGTATATCGTTTCTGCCATGATGTTTGTGGTTGTTATTTTAGTGGTCGCTTATCTTCCTTTCTGGCAGGATGGTCTAGGTGAAACAATTACCCAGGGATATTTTATGCATCAGGGAGTTGGGATGTGGTTTATGTTCTTCAACCTGGGGCTCATGTATTATTTCCTACCCCAAGAACTTAACAGTCCGGTGTATTCATACAGTCTGAGTATACTTGCGTTTTGGACGCAGATTTTATTTTATACGTTGATTGGGACTCATCATTTTATCTTCAGTGCTATTCCATGGTGGATGCAGACCATCGCTATTGTTGCCAGCGTCGGAATGGTAATTCCGGTTGCAGCAGGAAGCGTCAATTTTATGATGACCATCCGTGGCTCATGGCATCGCCTTAAACTTAGTTATGTACTTCCATTTTACGTGGTTTCCATCATTTTCTATTTTACAGGCTCCATGCAAGGAACAGCAGAGGCTTTTAGGGCAACCAATTTATTATGGCATTTTACCGACTTTACTGTAGCTCATTCACATTTGACAATGTATGGAATCATCACCTTTATGTTATGGTCTTTCACCTATACCTTAGTTCCGCGGCTTACCTCCTATGATCCCCCAAGCATTACCGTAGGATTACATTTCTGGATGGCTTTGATCGGAGTACTGGTCTATACGGTCTCTTTAATGATAGGCTCTACGGAAAAAGGAATGCTTTGGATGGAAAAAAAACCTTTTATTGAAGGAGTTATAAAGATGTTTCCTTTTTGGCTTTGGAGAGCAATTGGCGGAACAATGATGTGGATTTCACATATAGTCTATGCCTATAACTTTTACAGAATGATAAAACCGAGAAAGGAAATAAAACTTCCTCAATCACCTATAGAGCTTTTAGAAATCCTTCACACAAAACAAGCAAGATCATAA